The following proteins are co-located in the Paenibacillus sp. FSL H8-0079 genome:
- a CDS encoding MATE family efflux transporter: MQGIDYTAGSIHRLLFRTAVPMLLASLVNVITQLANVFFLGHTSQSVLYVLSLYIPVSFVMIAIIEAMQLSVQVAVARSRAGGSRAFTQLFVHMMGSAMLLAILTGGIVMLLTPVLSWFYHVPADIGPMFTLYVGGMMAVSIPAVLAAVTSAALRGLGRAQSASWNAVGMAMLNIALVYTFVSVFGLDLKGIIYANLITSVLSLAISLLILFIRREMIFERFAFAQKHLMALRHVGIPVFISYCMIFLSTFFFNKIVSHFGEGAVAGFGVGYRIQTMAILPGIVIGSAIGIIINHNLQPPHRPRAYASYRQGLLQSFALYVIIAVAIWIWRDPLIAFLIEDTATRAEAARYLSIVALSYIGMGPMMTTLLTMEQSGRGYQAILLNAVYFLIIIALGWGLTRAFNEVTYFYAVIAGMNVVGMSSFFLPFMRMLKREYVEPSTDKDISTEGEATLPNKSYSTQT, encoded by the coding sequence ATGCAGGGGATCGATTATACGGCCGGCTCGATCCATCGTTTGTTATTCCGTACGGCCGTTCCGATGCTGCTCGCTTCTCTGGTTAACGTGATTACACAACTGGCCAATGTATTTTTCCTGGGTCATACGAGTCAAAGTGTATTATATGTGCTCTCATTGTATATTCCTGTCTCCTTCGTCATGATTGCCATCATCGAAGCGATGCAGCTGTCTGTTCAGGTCGCGGTGGCGCGCAGTCGTGCCGGGGGCTCTCGTGCATTTACCCAGCTATTCGTGCACATGATGGGCAGTGCAATGCTGCTTGCCATTCTGACCGGGGGAATTGTGATGTTACTGACCCCTGTGCTCTCATGGTTTTACCATGTGCCTGCCGACATTGGGCCCATGTTTACGCTGTACGTAGGGGGCATGATGGCAGTGAGCATCCCGGCCGTCCTGGCGGCAGTGACCAGTGCGGCGTTACGAGGACTGGGCCGGGCACAGTCAGCGTCGTGGAACGCGGTTGGTATGGCGATGCTAAACATTGCTCTCGTGTACACATTTGTGTCGGTCTTCGGGTTGGATCTGAAGGGCATCATCTATGCTAACCTGATCACTTCCGTCTTGTCCTTGGCTATTTCTCTGCTTATTCTGTTCATTCGTCGGGAAATGATCTTTGAACGCTTTGCTTTTGCACAAAAACATCTGATGGCCCTCAGGCATGTCGGTATTCCTGTGTTCATCTCGTACTGCATGATTTTTCTGAGTACATTTTTTTTTAATAAAATTGTCAGTCACTTTGGCGAAGGGGCGGTTGCTGGCTTTGGCGTTGGTTATCGAATTCAGACGATGGCGATCCTGCCGGGTATCGTCATTGGATCGGCCATTGGCATTATCATCAATCATAATTTGCAACCACCACACCGGCCAAGGGCCTATGCAAGTTATCGCCAAGGTCTGCTGCAATCCTTTGCTCTGTACGTAATCATTGCCGTTGCCATCTGGATCTGGCGAGATCCGCTTATCGCATTCCTGATCGAAGATACGGCAACCCGTGCAGAAGCAGCGCGGTATCTGTCCATCGTGGCTCTTTCCTATATTGGCATGGGTCCCATGATGACAACTTTGCTGACGATGGAACAGAGTGGGCGCGGATACCAGGCCATACTTCTGAATGCGGTGTATTTTCTGATTATTATTGCACTTGGCTGGGGATTGACTCGGGCTTTCAATGAGGTTACTTACTTCTATGCGGTAATTGCTGGCATGAATGTGGTCGGCATGTCGTCGTTCTTCCTGCCTTTCATGCGAATGCTGAAGCGGGAATACGTCGAACCTTCTACGGATAAGGACATCAGTACAGAAGGTGAAGCGACGTTGCCGAATAAAAGCTATTCCACACAGACTTGA
- a CDS encoding arginase family protein gives MKTSEPAYLVRRIADAWIAADETFSQFYELEPAKELEPQLPPDLPGVEPAEAPFFLYEPLIGHRAPQLGILGIPHSGGTSMLNSSVAGLAHALRVESWKKVIYPSLQESGNSSLYDIGSGRRLLEIVTMQDWGTCLMNEAEADTAVPYQKGLAAALDHALDQQALLCCIGGDHSITHTVLQMMAKAQGSRRVLVQFDAHHDCGIDAIHQEHPSHSNFVRHLLEQGTVAAVVQIGLRGLRSADQMYSHPGLIQISAEHMTPERVSHVLNEVRQKYDVDSAYLTFDLDSLDPGIFPFVDFPIAAGPTWQNIRDCVIAALEVPLSYEGMDMVEGQGVQSDRHIPGQYELALRMLVYMMDGIDRNRRRFESSSRTSAAREGMLSGAGVSMNQGIQEV, from the coding sequence ATGAAAACATCAGAACCTGCTTATCTGGTACGTCGCATTGCAGATGCGTGGATCGCTGCGGATGAAACGTTCAGCCAGTTTTATGAGCTTGAACCGGCGAAAGAACTGGAGCCACAACTCCCCCCGGATTTGCCGGGGGTGGAACCTGCGGAAGCGCCTTTTTTTTTGTATGAGCCTCTCATCGGTCATCGGGCTCCTCAACTGGGGATCTTGGGTATCCCTCATTCTGGTGGGACAAGCATGTTAAACTCCTCCGTTGCCGGACTTGCACATGCATTACGCGTAGAATCGTGGAAAAAGGTCATCTATCCATCGTTACAAGAGTCCGGGAATTCGAGCTTGTACGATATTGGAAGTGGGAGACGATTGCTTGAGATCGTAACCATGCAGGATTGGGGTACTTGTCTTATGAATGAAGCGGAGGCGGATACAGCTGTTCCTTATCAAAAGGGGCTTGCGGCCGCACTGGATCATGCGCTGGATCAACAGGCGCTATTGTGCTGCATTGGCGGAGACCATTCTATTACGCATACTGTGCTTCAGATGATGGCAAAGGCCCAGGGCAGTCGAAGAGTGCTGGTCCAGTTCGATGCCCATCATGATTGCGGTATCGATGCCATCCATCAGGAGCATCCCAGTCACTCCAATTTTGTGAGACATTTGCTAGAGCAGGGTACGGTAGCTGCTGTTGTACAGATCGGCCTGCGTGGTCTTCGCTCAGCAGATCAGATGTACAGCCATCCTGGCTTGATTCAGATATCGGCAGAGCATATGACACCCGAGAGGGTGAGCCATGTTCTGAACGAGGTAAGGCAGAAGTACGATGTCGACTCGGCTTATTTAACGTTTGACTTGGATTCCCTTGATCCGGGAATCTTCCCATTTGTTGATTTTCCGATTGCTGCAGGACCGACCTGGCAGAACATTCGAGACTGCGTTATTGCAGCGCTGGAAGTCCCGTTATCTTATGAAGGGATGGATATGGTTGAAGGACAGGGTGTGCAATCGGATCGGCACATTCCTGGACAATATGAGCTGGCGCTTCGAATGTTGGTCTATATGATGGATGGTATCGACCGGAATCGTCGGCGGTTTGAATCGTCTTCTAGAACTAGCGCAGCCAGGGAAGGAATGCTGTCGGGAGCGGGAGTATCCATGAATCAGGGCATACAGGAGGTGTAA
- a CDS encoding acyl carrier protein yields MTTAVLLEEIKGALAEVLNTEARQDIQLSTSLFDELYLDSTSVLELLMTLEDRIEGLEIDPDDLEPDVFDTVGSLAAYIEKQLFAA; encoded by the coding sequence ATGACGACTGCAGTATTGCTTGAAGAGATCAAGGGTGCCCTTGCTGAAGTGTTGAATACCGAAGCCAGGCAGGATATTCAATTAAGCACATCTTTATTTGACGAACTCTATCTGGATTCGACCTCGGTTCTGGAATTGCTCATGACGCTGGAAGACCGGATTGAAGGTCTGGAGATTGACCCGGATGATCTGGAACCCGATGTATTTGATACGGTAGGCTCCCTGGCTGCTTATATTGAGAAGCAACTCTTTGCGGCCTGA
- the lysA gene encoding diaminopimelate decarboxylase has protein sequence MSKEYQIQQLPVSDIAERFGTPLYVYDGDVLQQVYQELRGLLTPQVELFYSLKANPNISIVHMLREMGAQAEVCSLAELHTAVQAGVAAESIIFLGPGKSDDEITACIRLGIYAIVCESFQELERIESIAASEGRIVSVALRVNPSFSVKGSRLTMGGKPRQFGMDEQSVLQGKEQFESFSHVEIMGLHVYMGTRMLDVEPIVQNTRHILELADRIENELDITLRMVDVGGGLGVPYHEGEQFLSIATLTEQLNPMFESFRNSHANTRLFMELGRYLVGTCGMLVSRALYVKQSYGEHFVVTDGGTNCHMAAVGTGSYVKRNFPIASLTRYGESPVAEYNITGPLCTPNDVVGKRVLLPPVERGDLIGVFHSGAYGPTASPTHFLSHGSPAEVLIIAGEAHLIRERDTPQDLLSKQRLIQVSHTAITN, from the coding sequence GTGTCTAAGGAATATCAGATTCAGCAGTTGCCTGTTTCGGACATCGCCGAGAGATTCGGGACCCCGCTGTATGTATATGACGGGGATGTGTTGCAGCAGGTGTATCAAGAGCTCCGGGGATTGCTTACGCCTCAAGTGGAGCTGTTCTATTCATTGAAGGCCAATCCCAATATTTCGATCGTACACATGCTCCGGGAGATGGGAGCACAGGCAGAGGTATGTTCCCTGGCCGAATTGCATACGGCTGTACAGGCTGGAGTAGCAGCAGAAAGCATTATTTTTCTGGGACCGGGAAAAAGCGATGACGAGATTACGGCATGTATACGTCTGGGCATATATGCGATCGTGTGTGAATCATTTCAGGAGCTGGAGCGTATTGAGAGCATCGCTGCAAGCGAGGGGCGAATCGTGTCGGTGGCGCTGCGAGTGAATCCATCCTTTTCTGTTAAAGGCTCCAGGCTGACCATGGGTGGCAAACCACGTCAGTTTGGTATGGATGAACAAAGTGTGCTCCAGGGAAAAGAGCAGTTCGAGAGCTTCTCCCATGTGGAGATTATGGGACTTCACGTGTACATGGGAACCCGCATGTTGGATGTAGAGCCGATCGTTCAGAATACCCGTCATATTCTGGAATTGGCTGATCGAATCGAGAACGAGCTGGATATCACGCTGCGTATGGTCGATGTAGGCGGGGGATTGGGCGTGCCCTACCATGAAGGTGAGCAGTTCCTATCCATAGCCACATTGACAGAACAGTTGAATCCAATGTTCGAATCGTTTCGGAATAGTCATGCCAACACCCGGCTGTTCATGGAGCTTGGGCGATATCTGGTAGGCACCTGCGGTATGTTAGTCAGTCGAGCCCTATACGTCAAGCAATCGTATGGAGAGCACTTCGTCGTAACCGATGGTGGAACGAACTGCCATATGGCGGCTGTGGGCACAGGTTCTTACGTGAAGCGTAACTTTCCGATTGCCTCCCTGACGCGTTATGGTGAGTCCCCTGTAGCCGAATACAATATTACGGGTCCCTTATGTACGCCCAATGATGTTGTTGGGAAACGGGTATTGCTTCCTCCTGTTGAACGGGGCGATCTAATCGGTGTTTTTCATTCGGGAGCCTACGGACCAACGGCTTCTCCCACACACTTTTTGAGTCATGGAAGTCCGGCGGAAGTGCTGATTATCGCTGGGGAGGCTCATTTGATCCGTGAGCGAGATACTCCGCAGGACCTACTGTCCAAGCAACGTTTGATTCAAGTGTCCCACACGGCAATAACCAATTGA
- a CDS encoding 3-oxoacyl-[acyl-carrier-protein] synthase III C-terminal domain-containing protein, whose protein sequence is MGFGIVDIGVYLPEQIQQPEEVLAALELGKGELQFLRKYHRLEGVPVTESGQMLDDTIAQAVERLQTRPALSGIDLVLYVHSFQVQTPSDYRLVQRVLQRFGLEHVPFYGISQMNCASSIAALQWLERISQTQPHIRNVLLICADQFNFLPPEWRYLRKSAILGDSAVAVLLSRESCQHVVQAAHVLRDTRFHTGYHATADEISAFNRLYVDHIIQGMEELLSTQGLSFEDVDHIFPHNVNWTTWKEFSRRTGVGLERIYLDNIQRIGHTFSTDPFINLSSGLEQNWVCRKGRSIMVSIGLGSFFGFALVEHGGCEEE, encoded by the coding sequence TTGGGGTTCGGTATTGTGGATATTGGCGTCTATTTGCCTGAACAGATTCAGCAGCCGGAAGAGGTGCTGGCTGCCCTGGAGCTTGGGAAAGGCGAACTTCAGTTTCTGCGCAAGTACCACCGCCTGGAAGGTGTGCCTGTAACGGAATCAGGCCAGATGCTTGACGATACGATCGCACAGGCTGTGGAACGGCTCCAGACCAGACCTGCCCTTTCCGGAATCGACCTTGTTCTCTATGTCCATTCCTTCCAGGTGCAGACACCGAGCGATTACAGGCTTGTGCAGCGTGTCCTCCAGCGCTTCGGGCTGGAACATGTACCGTTCTATGGCATATCCCAAATGAACTGTGCATCGTCGATAGCCGCTCTTCAATGGCTTGAGCGAATCTCGCAAACGCAGCCTCACATTCGGAATGTGTTGTTGATCTGTGCGGATCAATTCAATTTTTTGCCTCCCGAATGGCGCTATCTGCGCAAATCAGCCATTCTGGGTGATTCTGCTGTAGCCGTTCTATTGAGCAGAGAGAGCTGTCAGCATGTCGTTCAGGCGGCGCATGTGCTGCGAGATACCCGGTTCCATACTGGTTATCATGCAACCGCCGATGAGATCTCGGCATTTAACCGATTGTATGTGGACCATATCATTCAAGGGATGGAAGAGCTGCTGTCAACGCAAGGCCTGAGTTTCGAAGATGTGGATCATATTTTTCCCCATAATGTGAACTGGACTACCTGGAAGGAATTCTCGCGACGTACGGGAGTTGGACTTGAACGGATATATCTGGATAACATTCAGCGAATCGGACATACCTTTTCCACCGACCCGTTCATTAACCTGAGTTCGGGATTGGAGCAGAACTGGGTGTGCAGGAAGGGGCGCTCCATCATGGTCAGTATTGGGCTCGGCAGTTTTTTTGGTTTTGCACTGGTGGAGCATGGAGGATGCGAAGAAGAATGA
- a CDS encoding 3-oxoacyl-[acyl-carrier-protein] synthase III C-terminal domain-containing protein produces the protein MHIKQIWSYIPEHIVPIRELNEVLGLNNAQTKVLEKIHGLKQVRQDRDGDLASLLGRVLTQVVNNPEIAPNSIKYIIYCHTIQENFPFPMKVLQALKRAYGLQHAIAFSLTQQNCASGLIALNVAETLLPSLEADDHILILTGEKTFSPVVQLIPNTTVMGEASAAVLVGNKGNGSRVVGLTSVTLGQFCNVLTGTPQILREFQEIYTPRLCEAIVAAVEQAGLTLQDIRYIVPHNVNLSSWKKVAIRLSYPLERIYTSNVQEIGHCFCSDPFINLQAILEQKLLQPEEYYLLVTVGLGVTFSVAVMQYAGIGGDGLDHRIDGFFEQAQVGVNGPA, from the coding sequence ATGCATATCAAGCAAATATGGTCTTACATTCCGGAGCACATTGTGCCGATCAGGGAACTGAACGAGGTGCTGGGACTCAATAATGCCCAGACGAAGGTACTGGAAAAAATTCATGGTTTGAAACAGGTTCGGCAAGACAGGGATGGAGATCTGGCTTCGTTGCTTGGGCGCGTATTAACCCAGGTGGTAAATAACCCGGAGATCGCTCCTAACTCGATTAAGTATATCATTTATTGCCACACAATTCAGGAAAATTTCCCCTTTCCTATGAAAGTTTTGCAAGCCCTGAAACGGGCTTACGGGTTGCAGCATGCCATCGCGTTTTCGCTTACGCAGCAGAACTGTGCATCGGGCTTAATTGCCCTGAATGTTGCCGAAACATTGCTGCCTTCATTGGAAGCGGATGATCATATTTTAATTTTGACAGGTGAAAAAACCTTTAGTCCCGTTGTGCAATTGATCCCCAATACCACCGTGATGGGAGAGGCATCAGCCGCCGTGCTGGTGGGCAACAAGGGCAACGGAAGTCGTGTCGTTGGACTTACGAGTGTTACCTTGGGCCAATTCTGTAATGTACTAACGGGAACCCCACAGATTCTTAGGGAGTTTCAGGAAATCTACACGCCCCGGCTATGTGAAGCCATTGTTGCAGCCGTGGAGCAGGCGGGTCTGACGTTGCAGGATATTCGATACATCGTCCCACACAATGTGAATCTATCCTCGTGGAAGAAGGTGGCTATCCGTTTATCCTATCCCCTTGAACGCATATATACGTCTAACGTACAGGAAATCGGACATTGCTTCTGTTCGGACCCATTTATTAATTTGCAAGCCATTCTAGAGCAGAAGTTGTTGCAACCAGAGGAGTATTATCTGCTTGTTACGGTCGGACTTGGGGTTACATTCAGCGTAGCAGTGATGCAATATGCAGGAATAGGAGGGGATGGCCTTGACCACCGTATTGACGGATTTTTCGAGCAAGCTCAAGTGGGCGTTAACGGGCCAGCATGA
- a CDS encoding acyl-CoA dehydrogenase family protein codes for MITPSTIAIFEQVMKQYAAELRQIGLTIDREPDRLTEFLHTSALQAINHMMIPPEYGGQPIVTIGQDRYYGLSSLERVITIEQLSAGDAGVFLGGPGPSMSSIVMIDLGDEEQKERFYSHFLKGPAWAVFALSEPEKGSDATEISTRITRHPDGGMELTGHKFYIGNGHRASIGLVFAQTNRTPLGIQVAIVDPSLPGFTATPLDTMGLRGLQLSHLQFEAFPLEEKDILGRHLSPTKRGLWGALRTFHRMRPSVAALALGVAQAAYDYVVEHRTIFTEREKTELERLEMRLHALRSMIRNAAAEIDHDANKGYLASLSKIRAASVAEEATEWALEMMGPGSMLEHPLLNKWYRDARAFEFMEGTTSIQKINVFQAYANGKMQHV; via the coding sequence ATGATTACTCCATCAACGATTGCGATCTTCGAGCAAGTGATGAAGCAGTATGCTGCGGAGCTTCGTCAGATCGGCCTGACGATTGACCGGGAGCCAGACCGACTCACCGAGTTTTTGCACACGTCTGCCCTGCAGGCCATCAATCATATGATGATTCCCCCGGAGTATGGCGGCCAGCCGATTGTAACCATAGGTCAGGATCGATATTATGGACTCTCTTCGCTGGAAAGAGTCATTACGATCGAGCAGTTGTCCGCAGGAGATGCGGGCGTTTTTCTGGGAGGACCTGGTCCTTCCATGTCCAGCATCGTCATGATTGACTTGGGCGATGAGGAACAGAAGGAGCGCTTTTATAGCCACTTTCTGAAAGGTCCGGCCTGGGCTGTTTTTGCCTTATCAGAGCCGGAGAAGGGTTCAGATGCAACCGAGATCAGCACGCGGATTACGCGACATCCGGATGGGGGAATGGAGCTAACCGGACATAAATTCTACATTGGCAACGGACACCGGGCGAGTATTGGACTGGTATTCGCCCAGACTAATCGTACGCCTCTAGGCATTCAGGTCGCTATAGTTGATCCTTCTCTGCCGGGTTTCACAGCAACCCCGCTGGACACGATGGGGCTTCGCGGTCTGCAACTCAGTCATCTGCAATTCGAGGCTTTCCCACTGGAAGAGAAAGATATTCTGGGTCGTCATTTAAGCCCAACCAAGCGTGGACTGTGGGGAGCACTGCGTACATTCCACCGGATGCGCCCTAGTGTGGCGGCATTGGCGCTTGGTGTTGCACAGGCTGCTTATGATTATGTTGTGGAGCACAGAACGATCTTTACAGAACGTGAAAAGACAGAATTGGAGCGACTGGAGATGCGTCTGCACGCGCTGCGCAGCATGATTCGGAATGCAGCAGCAGAGATTGACCATGATGCGAATAAGGGATATCTGGCTTCCCTTAGTAAAATACGGGCTGCGTCAGTTGCCGAGGAAGCGACGGAATGGGCACTGGAGATGATGGGGCCAGGTTCCATGCTGGAGCATCCTCTGCTGAACAAATGGTATCGCGATGCAAGGGCCTTTGAGTTCATGGAAGGCACAACGTCCATTCAGAAGATTAACGTTTTTCAGGCGTATGCCAACGGGAAGATGCAGCATGTCTGA
- a CDS encoding ATP-grasp domain-containing protein — protein sequence MTTVLTDFSSKLKWALTGQHDVTFVYLNNFEVEEYWSETGILKLPSLSIGSAADVVNRMEELGVFLAGENDIILLKGPPNQGFMADAQALGFGRSRCITVEHNDPALNITANLLNCPRTMDKLRELSQAAGTNVYLVPFGTSDQEEEFSRQIGIPLAVPSSDIFRKVNDKGYSRRLNAELGIRQIPGVECTSLDELVSGFDQLKAVLEQGGRLVLKDSMGVSGKGITVITDEARFHKCMSMLEKQASKKGIRQINYVLEQWIDKICDLNYQILIDRSGGVEFLGVKESLVEQGVHQGHLMPSRLNDVQLEVIREAAMRIGAALHRDGYYGIAGMDAILDEDGTIWPNLEINARFNMSTYQTNIQHQWLPEDQCGLAKKYTLRLNHLLEYGVLRSRLGALMFEPERGEGLLINNFATVNAAFRSEGTLFSGRLYGVIIASSPERLGVIDEAIEAVLSSINEVM from the coding sequence TTGACCACCGTATTGACGGATTTTTCGAGCAAGCTCAAGTGGGCGTTAACGGGCCAGCATGACGTTACTTTTGTCTATCTGAACAATTTTGAGGTGGAGGAGTACTGGAGTGAAACGGGTATTCTCAAGCTGCCCTCATTAAGCATTGGCTCGGCTGCGGATGTCGTTAATCGGATGGAGGAACTGGGTGTTTTCCTCGCCGGAGAGAACGATATCATCCTGCTCAAGGGTCCGCCGAATCAGGGATTCATGGCAGATGCACAGGCGCTTGGGTTTGGTCGCTCCCGATGCATAACGGTGGAGCACAATGATCCGGCACTGAACATTACCGCGAATCTTTTGAATTGTCCAAGGACGATGGACAAGCTGCGAGAGCTGTCACAGGCTGCTGGAACGAATGTTTATCTGGTTCCCTTTGGAACCTCGGATCAGGAAGAGGAATTCTCCCGACAGATCGGCATTCCGCTGGCTGTTCCATCTTCAGATATCTTCCGCAAGGTGAATGACAAGGGGTATTCCCGCCGTCTCAACGCGGAGCTGGGCATTCGCCAGATTCCAGGTGTTGAATGCACGTCTTTGGATGAACTGGTGTCTGGTTTCGATCAGCTAAAGGCCGTTCTAGAGCAGGGTGGACGCCTTGTGTTGAAGGATTCCATGGGTGTATCAGGCAAGGGAATTACCGTCATCACCGATGAAGCCAGGTTTCACAAATGCATGAGTATGCTGGAGAAACAGGCAAGCAAAAAGGGGATACGGCAAATCAACTACGTGCTTGAGCAATGGATTGATAAAATCTGTGACCTGAACTACCAGATTCTCATCGATCGCTCCGGTGGAGTTGAGTTTCTTGGCGTAAAGGAATCGTTGGTAGAGCAAGGCGTGCATCAGGGGCATCTCATGCCTTCGCGGCTCAACGATGTTCAACTTGAGGTTATTCGCGAAGCGGCCATGCGAATTGGAGCAGCTCTGCATCGAGATGGATACTACGGCATTGCCGGCATGGACGCTATTCTGGACGAGGACGGTACAATCTGGCCCAATCTTGAGATTAATGCCAGGTTTAATATGTCTACCTATCAGACCAACATTCAGCATCAATGGCTGCCCGAAGATCAATGTGGATTGGCCAAAAAATATACGCTCCGGCTCAATCACCTGCTGGAATACGGAGTACTTCGTTCCCGGTTGGGTGCGTTGATGTTCGAACCGGAACGCGGCGAAGGATTATTGATTAATAATTTTGCCACAGTCAATGCGGCATTCAGAAGTGAGGGGACCTTGTTCTCCGGACGTCTGTATGGCGTGATTATTGCGTCCTCCCCTGAACGGCTGGGAGTGATCGACGAAGCGATAGAAGCCGTCCTATCTTCCATTAACGAGGTGATGTGA